Proteins encoded by one window of Halosolutus gelatinilyticus:
- a CDS encoding ABC transporter ATP-binding protein translates to MTEPLLEVENIDITYRMNSEDVHAVTNASFTIGPNEYFGLVGESGCGKSTLAKSVIRGLDSNGEISSGTIRYKGREIQDLSEREYNEEIRWKEIAVIPQAAMNSLNPLAKLSDQAIEIAQVHTDWSGEKAVDRLKELFDIVGLPQSRATDYPHQFSGGMKQRAIIAMSLLLNPSLIIADEPTTALDVIMQDQFLKHIDGLRDEQELGLLLITHDIAVVFETCDSMAVMHGGQIAERGTTKEIFSTPRHPYTILLQESFPDARYPDRELEVIEGSPPALRDEVDYCTFASRCPWAEQKCRKSLPSVDSLNGNSSHAVSCFRSNEMESLASEHLNKIERPQTNAIENEGYENDD, encoded by the coding sequence ATGACAGAACCACTACTCGAAGTTGAGAACATAGACATCACGTATCGGATGAACAGTGAAGATGTTCACGCTGTGACCAATGCGTCGTTCACGATCGGACCAAACGAATACTTTGGACTCGTGGGTGAAAGTGGCTGTGGAAAGAGTACGCTCGCTAAATCAGTGATTCGAGGGCTCGATTCAAACGGCGAAATTTCTTCAGGGACGATTCGGTACAAGGGTCGCGAAATTCAGGATCTCTCAGAAAGAGAGTACAACGAAGAAATTCGCTGGAAAGAAATCGCAGTGATTCCACAAGCGGCGATGAACAGTCTCAACCCCCTCGCAAAGTTGAGCGATCAAGCGATCGAAATTGCACAAGTACACACCGATTGGTCAGGTGAGAAAGCAGTGGATCGGCTCAAGGAATTGTTCGATATCGTCGGCCTTCCGCAGTCGAGGGCCACCGACTACCCGCATCAATTCTCGGGAGGGATGAAACAGCGCGCGATAATTGCAATGTCATTGCTGCTGAATCCCTCTCTCATCATTGCTGATGAACCCACAACGGCACTGGACGTGATCATGCAGGATCAGTTCCTCAAGCATATCGATGGCCTACGTGACGAGCAAGAGCTTGGGCTGCTTCTCATTACACACGATATCGCGGTCGTCTTCGAAACCTGTGATTCGATGGCGGTAATGCACGGAGGGCAGATCGCAGAGAGAGGAACTACTAAGGAGATATTCTCTACGCCGAGACATCCGTATACGATACTCCTCCAAGAGTCGTTCCCCGATGCTCGATACCCCGATCGCGAACTCGAGGTTATCGAGGGAAGCCCGCCCGCGTTGCGCGACGAGGTAGACTATTGTACGTTCGCGAGTAGGTGCCCGTGGGCCGAACAGAAGTGCCGAAAGTCACTCCCTTCAGTTGATTCACTAAACGGGAACAGCAGCCATGCCGTCTCTTGTTTCCGAAGCAACGAGATGGAATCGCTGGCAAGCGAGCACTTGAACAAAATCGAGAGACCACAGACAAACGCTATTGAAAACGAGGGATACGAAAATGACGACTGA
- a CDS encoding ABC transporter permease, translating into MEHPLGTTASGEDVLSRLIYGASSTLLTGIVGGLIIVSVGLTIGTLSGYYGGKVDSLLMRATDFAYGIPIIPTAIVLVAYFGMGFWSSVLIIGLLLWRGNARVFRSQVLQIKEREHIKAAKMLGASDWYVITRHILPNMMGMVVLFLALGTGITILISAGLAFLGFMDPYIPSWGVMLRNAYSSGNMTEAWWWAIPPGAMISLTVLAVFLLGRSYERVNEEQVNQVA; encoded by the coding sequence ATGGAACATCCGCTTGGCACGACTGCGTCCGGAGAGGATGTTCTCTCTCGGTTAATTTACGGGGCGAGTTCGACCTTACTCACTGGCATAGTCGGTGGTTTGATTATCGTCAGCGTTGGTCTCACCATTGGAACGTTATCAGGCTACTATGGTGGAAAGGTTGATAGCTTACTCATGCGAGCGACTGATTTCGCGTACGGGATTCCGATTATCCCGACTGCAATCGTGCTCGTCGCCTACTTTGGGATGGGTTTCTGGAGTTCGGTCCTCATAATCGGACTATTACTGTGGCGAGGAAATGCGCGCGTCTTCCGGTCACAAGTGTTACAGATCAAAGAACGTGAACATATCAAAGCCGCAAAAATGCTGGGTGCAAGTGACTGGTACGTCATCACGCGTCATATTCTGCCGAATATGATGGGAATGGTAGTGCTTTTCCTAGCACTTGGGACCGGGATAACCATTTTGATTAGTGCTGGGCTTGCCTTCCTAGGATTCATGGATCCGTACATTCCATCGTGGGGCGTGATGCTTCGAAACGCATACTCATCCGGAAATATGACCGAAGCCTGGTGGTGGGCAATTCCCCCGGGAGCGATGATTTCCTTGACAGTACTCGCGGTTTTTCTTCTCGGACGGAGCTATGAGCGAGTCAACGAAGAGCAAGTCAATCAGGTTGCCTGA
- a CDS encoding ABC transporter substrate-binding protein yields the protein MTLAGCMGGGSEEHEPGEPVPTVYLESMTGVTSESAIEQAHLHLADVLEKELGVPADVSTKEINTMWSELFNDDRSRHLHLDVNPDMPQLLEPHNILRSFQAQRAGANGLGNVNQYANCEFTNLVEEQVSISDPDERESVIHEAASVWSEDVASINLFSMYVRSVYRPDGVDIADDTGAQGIADRNTDLFIRDMAPSDGNTINTNITSTAMQSSTYMVNTPSTIWGTVVHSPLVYFDKNNELQPYLATDWEIEDEATTFTFELREEATFHNGDPITAEDVQWTMEFVNENTAHFQEASEVPYKSIEVIDDHTVEFNFEESYAPFLRGTATTWGIVPKDVWLDGGAEENPSNVDLDPVVGSGAYQVTNWRRDELLHLKPYDDHWVDTEGELVMRAFEDQTGAVRAFEAGDLDVIFSIGSDLAAKLEDEDYAELEGVPGFGDWWLQPQHSFPVTQFREFRLALSEAIDRKYLADLLTRGDGEIHLYSSPWGERHPFYPDDAEGLTQIAQSPSGNTERAREILKEAGWTWNDDDRLVYPDDIDTDPRWPAGDAPTDHPDEYPCVE from the coding sequence ATGACTCTGGCAGGGTGTATGGGTGGAGGCTCCGAAGAACACGAGCCAGGCGAACCGGTACCTACCGTGTACCTGGAATCGATGACGGGTGTGACGTCAGAATCAGCGATCGAACAAGCGCACCTTCACCTCGCCGACGTGCTCGAGAAAGAACTGGGAGTTCCAGCGGATGTTTCGACGAAAGAAATAAACACGATGTGGTCCGAGCTTTTTAACGACGACCGATCGCGTCACCTCCACCTCGACGTCAATCCGGACATGCCACAACTCCTAGAGCCGCACAATATCCTCCGGTCGTTCCAGGCCCAACGGGCGGGCGCGAACGGATTGGGCAACGTAAACCAGTACGCAAACTGTGAGTTCACTAATCTCGTCGAGGAGCAAGTCAGCATCTCTGACCCCGACGAACGCGAATCAGTCATCCACGAAGCGGCGAGTGTCTGGTCGGAGGATGTGGCTTCGATCAATCTGTTCTCGATGTACGTTCGATCTGTGTATCGGCCGGATGGAGTGGATATCGCCGACGATACTGGTGCACAGGGTATCGCCGACCGGAATACGGATCTGTTCATCAGGGACATGGCTCCGTCGGACGGGAACACGATCAACACCAACATAACGAGCACGGCGATGCAGTCTTCCACCTACATGGTGAATACGCCGTCGACGATTTGGGGGACCGTTGTTCACTCTCCGTTGGTGTACTTCGATAAGAACAACGAGCTCCAGCCCTATCTTGCGACGGATTGGGAAATCGAGGACGAGGCAACGACATTCACGTTCGAACTCCGCGAAGAGGCCACGTTCCATAACGGTGATCCCATCACTGCCGAGGACGTCCAGTGGACGATGGAGTTCGTCAACGAGAACACGGCTCACTTCCAAGAGGCCAGTGAAGTCCCTTACAAATCGATCGAAGTTATCGACGATCACACCGTCGAATTCAATTTCGAAGAATCTTACGCACCCTTCCTTCGAGGAACAGCAACAACGTGGGGTATCGTGCCAAAGGACGTCTGGCTGGATGGCGGGGCAGAAGAGAATCCGTCTAACGTCGATCTAGACCCCGTTGTTGGATCCGGCGCCTACCAAGTGACCAACTGGAGACGAGACGAACTCCTCCATCTCAAGCCGTACGACGATCACTGGGTCGACACTGAAGGAGAACTCGTCATGCGAGCGTTCGAGGACCAGACCGGTGCCGTCCGAGCGTTCGAAGCCGGTGACCTCGACGTCATATTCAGCATCGGTAGCGACCTCGCGGCCAAACTTGAAGACGAAGACTACGCTGAGCTCGAAGGAGTTCCAGGATTTGGCGATTGGTGGCTTCAGCCACAACATAGTTTCCCTGTTACTCAGTTCCGCGAGTTCCGGCTTGCACTCTCGGAAGCCATCGATCGGAAGTACCTCGCGGATCTCTTGACGAGAGGTGATGGGGAGATCCACCTTTACTCGTCGCCGTGGGGAGAACGGCATCCGTTCTATCCCGACGACGCGGAAGGATTAACGCAAATCGCTCAATCCCCGAGTGGGAATACTGAAAGAGCACGAGAGATCCTCAAAGAAGCAGGTTGGACCTGGAATGATGATGATCGGTTAGTCTATCCGGATGACATCGACACGGACCCACGTTGGCCGGCAGGCGACGCTCCGACCGATCACCCTGATGAGTATCCCTGCGTTGAGTAA